One stretch of Arthrobacter polaris DNA includes these proteins:
- a CDS encoding CDP-glycerol glycerophosphotransferase family protein: MEEQQEWSTAIDLYTTLKASTSVADGELAFRLGHAHYHLGQFNEAAAHLQEAILLKPGMASWHYRLGVVQEQLCLHAEAADNYIAALKIEPHRQRWQLKLDAVKSTFTLANPEGTQALSQQRSTDYHSEKLARLRSNKAPLWQELEILLDGRDAHQGSAXLAGRVGAAQFGMERYENAAKSYAAANLIQPGNAEXVFYAGHAHELSANPQKAEEAYTQAVVHDKDLKSDVFGIGAFFQXKGSWVEALYHYERQLRRHPSNSEIAYRVGLGYDRCXSLGRGGDCLRACDRTQPGRPILALQTGVGTRALPSMDRGICCLWACVAVGCVKETLGVPRWLRVGDSRTPRAGMRLLSSLDXSYSLHGPSTDSTLGTADGPSSYLKDILARNLPALTEKHSPAVMQRVGQLAAQLGDWISAESAFAESVALSNDYDARSFYQLGVARYQNADFKGASEAFRQMRMFKTSDGINVENYLKNKSXKASLEYVEYYETLQLEPETILWESNHGSSIGCHPLALFDQVYADPRYGNFNHYWTLGIEDNVPDHLRGRPNVKFVRPNSDLYXRVLASAGHLVNNVSFPPYFIRKVGQKYLNTWHGTPLKTLGRDMAGGPVAHANIARNFLQSTHIMSPNRHTSQALIQKHDIEGLFRGKIAVTGSPRVDRLVNSDDTNRSELRSRLGIAADDSMPVVLYAPTWRGASDDRYVDAERLQEDLAAMRETTXHLFFRAHRLTEGLLSDFDAGTSIVPGNIDTNDLLSAVDVLITDYSSIFFDFLPTGRPIIFYAFDLEDYADNRGLYFDMKEMPGALVRERTDLAAAIENSIRGNPSSDPQYLAAKELFCPLEDGQAAQRVXLDFFEDDPDELAENAPEEXTTLLFHHGLIPNGIATSFINLVSSLDTSLFRVVLVVEPAVLAADPARLXKLKELPSHVQIIGRMGVQSHTPEERWISRKLTAARDLPSDAQWKIYRSSFTREFRRIFGDAVFDSVIEFDGYAPFWSSLMAYGTEGPHKSIYMHNDMANXKLMKFPVLEIIFRLYRDFNALISVASSVSDKNRQELSGLYTLDGSSFRHCDNQINPTRVTMGATEPLDLDIAEWYKAGSFNYIAIGRLSPEKDHQKLIAAFVRFHSSNPGARLMIVGDGPLRYELGKLIVEQQASGYIWLAGQRLNPYPALKHAQCFVLSSLHEGQPMVLFEAMVLGIPIICTEMPGPREVLQDRYGLIVENSEEGLMTGFRLRXSGQVPNEHFDAHKYINSARSQFLSHNL, from the coding sequence TTGGAGGAACAACAGGAATGGTCCACCGCCATCGATCTCTACACCACATTGAAAGCCAGCACGAGCGTTGCAGACGGCGAGCTAGCTTTCAGGCTCGGGCATGCCCATTATCATCTCGGCCAGTTCAATGAAGCAGCCGCCCATCTCCAAGAAGCAATCTTGTTAAAGCCTGGCATGGCTTCGTGGCACTACCGGCTTGGTGTCGTTCAGGAGCAATTGTGTTTGCATGCCGAAGCTGCTGATAACTACATCGCTGCACTCAAAATCGAGCCGCACAGACAGCGGTGGCAGCTAAAGCTAGATGCCGTCAAATCTACGTTTACTCTCGCTAATCCAGAGGGTACGCAGGCCCTCTCACAGCAGCGTAGCACTGACTACCACTCGGAAAAATTAGCGCGCTTACGATCGAACAAAGCTCCGTTGTGGCAGGAGCTGGAGATTCTGTTGGATGGAAGGGACGCTCATCAAGGAAGCGCTGANCTGGCTGGCCGAGTTGGGGCAGCACAGTTCGGCATGGAACGGTATGAGAATGCGGCTAAATCATACGCGGCTGCCAATTTGATCCAACCAGGCAACGCCGAATGNGTATTTTACGCTGGTCACGCGCATGAGCTGAGTGCCAATCCTCAAAAGGCCGAAGAAGCGTACACTCAGGCAGTCGTCCACGATAAGGACCTCAAGTCGGATGTGTTCGGAATCGGTGCGTTCTTCCAANNAAAGGGTTCATGGGTTGAAGCTCTTTACCATTACGAACGACAGCTGCGCAGGCATCCCTCCAACTCAGAGATTGCTTACCGGGTGGGACTCGGATATGACCGTTGCTANTCTCTGGGCCGAGGCGGCGACTGCTTACGAGCATGCGATCGTACTCAACCCGGACGTCCCATACTGGCATTACAAACTGGGGTTGGCACGCGAGCGTTGCCTTCAATGGATCGAGGCATCTGTTGCCTATGGGCATGCGTGGCGGTTGGATGCGTCAAAGAAACACTGGGCGTACCGCGCTGGCTACGCGTTGGAGACAGCCGGACTCCACGAGCAGGCATGCGACTACTATCTAGTCTCGACNNGTCTTATTCCCTCCATGGCCCTTCTACCGACAGCACACTTGGCACAGCGGATGGTCCTAGCTCGTATCTCAAAGACATATTGGCCCGGAATCTGCCTGCCTTGACAGAGAAGCACTCGCCAGCAGTGATGCAGCGTGTCGGCCAATTGGCAGCCCAACTCGGAGACTGGATCTCCGCGGAGTCTGCCTTCGCTGAATCGGTAGCGTTATCCAACGATTATGATGCTCGGTCCTTTTACCAATTGGGTGTTGCCCGATATCAGAACGCGGATTTCAAAGGCGCCAGTGAGGCCTTCCGTCAAATGAGGATGTTCAAGACCTCGGATGGCATCAATGTCGAAAACTACTTGAAGAACAAGTCCCANAAAGCCAGTCTGGAGTACGTTGAGTACTACGAGACGCTGCAACTTGAGCCAGAGACGATCCTCTGGGAGAGCAACCATGGCTCCTCGATTGGCTGCCATCCTTTGGCACTGTTCGACCAGGTATATGCCGATCCCCGGTATGGAAACTTCAACCACTACTGGACACTCGGCATCGAGGACAACGTTCCCGACCATCTTCGCGGTCGACCGAATGTGAAGTTCGTGCGACCGAACTCAGATCTGTACAANAGGGTCTTAGCCTCGGCCGGGCATCTAGTTAATAACGTATCTTTTCCACCATACTTTATCCGCAAGGTCGGCCAGAAGTACCTCAACACATGGCATGGAACACCGCTNAAAACTCTGGGTCGAGACATGGCTGGNGGCCCAGTGGCCCACGCTAATATCGCCAGGAATTTCCTGCAGTCAACCCACATCATGAGTCCGAACCGTCACACTTCGCAGGCCTTAATCCAGAAGCACGACATCGAGGGACTTTTCCGGGGCAAAATCGCTGTAACGGGTTCCCCGCGAGTTGACCGTTTAGTTAACAGTGACGACACCAATCGAAGCGAATTGCGCAGCAGGCTCGGCATTGCGGCAGACGATTCAATGCCGGTTGTCCTCTACGCTCCCACTTGGCGCGGCGCTTCAGACGACAGGTACGTTGACGCTGAGAGACTTCAAGAAGATCTAGCAGCAATGCGGGAGACCACCATNCATTTGTTCTTCCGTGCCCACCGCCTTACGGAGGGCTTGCTCAGTGACTTCGATGCCGGCACCTCGATCGTTCCAGGCAACATCGATACTAACGACCTGCTTTCAGCCGTCGACGTACTCATTACGGACTACTCGAGCATCTTCTTTGACTTCCTNCCCACAGGGCGTCCCATCATCTTTTACGCGTTCGATCTAGAGGACTACGCAGATAACCGGGGTCTCTACTTCGATATGAAGGAGATGCCTGGAGCCCTAGTGCGCGAGAGGACCGATCTCGCCGCGGCTATCGAGAATTCGATCCGNGGGAATCCCTCTTCTGATCCGCAATACCTTGCCGCCAAGGAACTGTTCTGTCCCCTCGAGGACGGACAAGCAGCGCAGAGGGTGNNGCTCGATTTTTTCGAAGACGATCCAGACGAACTCGCCGAAAATGCGCCGGAAGAGAANACCACGCTGCTGTTCCACCACGGCCTCATACCCAATGGGATTGCGACCTCGTTCATCAACTTGGTTTCCAGCCTAGACACGTCCCTCTTCCGCGTAGTGCTTGTGGTTGAACCCGCTGTGCTCGCTGCTGACCCTGCTAGATTGGANAAACTCAAAGAGCTGCCGAGCCACGTCCAGATAATTGGTCGAATGGGCGTACAGTCCCACACACCAGAGGAACGCTGGATTTCCCGGAAGCTGACGGCGGCACGCGATTTGCCCTCTGACGCACAATGGAAAATATACCGCTCATCTTTTACCCGTGAATTCCGACGCATCTTCGGTGATGCAGTCTTCGACTCCGTCATCGAGTTCGATGGCTATGCACCATTCTGGTCAAGTTTAATGGCCTACGGCACGGAGGGACCGCATAAGTCTATTTACATGCACAACGACATGGCTAACGANAAACTTATGAAGTTCCCCGTCTTGGAAATCATCTTCCGGCTTTATCGAGATTTCAATGCCCTGATCTCAGTGGCCTCCAGCGTGTCTGACAAGAACAGACAAGAACTATCGGGCCTCTATACCCTCGATGGCTCATCGTTCAGGCACTGCGACAATCAGATAAACCCGACACGCGTCACCATGGGCGCCACCGAACCACTAGACCTAGATATCGCCGAATGGTACAAAGCCGGAAGTTTCAATTATATTGCGATTGGTCGTCTTTCCCCGGAAAAGGACCATCAAAAGCTCATTGCGGCATTCGTACGGTTCCATAGCTCTAATCCTGGCGCTAGACTCATGATCGTTGGAGATGGACCGCTACGGTATGAACTCGGGAAACTAATAGTCGAGCAACAGGCTTCCGGTTATATATGGTTGGCGGGCCAGCGGCTGAATCCATACCCAGCACTCAAACATGCTCAATGCTTCGTTCTGTCATCCCTACACGAGGGACAACCTATGGTGCTCTTTGAAGCAATGGTTTTGGGTATTCCCATAATCTGCACAGAAATGCCGGGGCCTAGGGAAGTCCTCCAAGACCGCTACGGACTAATTGTGGAGAACTCAGAGGAAGGTCTGATGACAGGTTTTCGGCTGCGGATNTCCGGCCAGGTTCCTAACGAACACTTCGATGCCCATAAATATATTAACAGCGCACGCTCGCAATTCTTATCCCACAATCTTTGA
- a CDS encoding transposase, translating into MLSESNPASVDDRKAFFERQVKAAAMKETDRLLATVNKWWPEIQTLLATRVTTAKVEAANTMIKTSRGLPAGSPNPINYQSRILLRSAAPTVA; encoded by the coding sequence ATGCTCTCAGAGAGCAATCCGGCCAGCGTGGACGACCGCAAAGCTTTCTTTGAACGGCAGGTCAAGGCCGCGGCCATGAAGGAAACTGACCGGCTGCTGGCCACGGTCAACAAGTGGTGGCCAGAGATTCAAACACTGCTCGCCACCCGCGTGACAACGGCGAAGGTCGAGGCCGCGAACACAATGATCAAAACATCAAGAGGATTGCCCGCGGGTTCGCCCAACCCAATCAACTATCAATCACGTATCCTGCTTAGAAGTGCCGCCCCGACGGTGGCATGA
- a CDS encoding ISL3 family transposase produces MTGLRALTELTLPQPDAATTIFNLEDYRVIKTQVLDGGQRRIHVESTAESGCPGCGVIGTRRHSRRWQRVRDIPVAGAVEVVWAKRRYFCDETLCERRTFCEATVEVPARARSTRWLHGALVAAVVSSGRAATETAIAHGVSWWLVXKALTMAATKLPNVDLLRPRMLGIDEHRFRSVRFFKTPETNTWQRIEPWMTTIVDLDTGQVLGVVDGRDHTGLGAWLIKRPLDWRLGVQVVAIDPSAAFRKALRMWPPRTAVSVDHFHLIQLANQALTEVRQQLSHQVRGRRGRAVDPAWAHRMLLLRAADSLSDQAAARLEKVFATDDPTGKLKAAWDVKEQVRVMLRPGSLEDAQLAKEHLERLVQESKQPETTRLYRTICRWWTEIEVLIVTGATTGKVEANNTSIKHIKRTGRGFTNTTNYTTRIMLRSAARTAVNHP; encoded by the coding sequence ATGACAGGACTACGAGCCTTGACCGAGCTTACTTTGCCGCAGCCTGATGCTGCCACCACGATCTTCAACCTTGAGGACTACCGTGTCATAAAGACGCAGGTTCTTGATGGTGGGCAGCGCAGGATCCATGTTGAAAGTACCGCAGAGTCTGGCTGTCCTGGCTGTGGTGTGATCGGCACCCGCCGCCATTCCCGTCGCTGGCAGCGAGTCCGTGACATCCCCGTCGCTGGTGCGGTGGAAGTCGTCTGGGCCAAACGCCGTTACTTTTGCGACGAAACATTGTGCGAGAGAAGAACTTTCTGTGAGGCCACCGTTGAGGTCCCGGCCAGGGCTCGCTCCACCCGCTGGCTCCATGGTGCGCTGGTGGCTGCTGTCGTCTCCTCAGGCCGTGCAGCAACCGAGACGGCCATCGCCCATGGTGTCTCGTGGTGGCTGGTGCANAAAGCGCTGACCATGGCGGCAACGAAACTTCCCAACGTTGATCTGCTGCGGCCTAGGATGCTCGGCATCGATGAACACCGCTTCCGTTCCGTCCGCTTCTTCAAAACACCNGAAACCAATACCTGGCAACGCATAGAGCCCTGGATGACGACGATCGTTGACCTGGATACTGGCCAAGTCCTTGGTGTTGTTGACGGTCGCGACCACACAGGACTTGGTGCGTGGCTGATCAAACGACCCTTGGATTGGCGCCTCGGAGTGCAAGTTGTTGCTATTGATCCCTCAGCCGCGTTTCGCAAGGCGTTGCGGATGTGGCCTCCCCGCACCGCCGTCTCCGTGGACCATTTCCATTTGATCCAGCTTGCTAATCAGGCTCTGACAGAGGTCAGGCAGCAGCTCTCTCATCAGGTGCGGGGTCGTCGTGGCCGGGCGGTGGATCCAGCCTGGGCGCACAGGATGTTACTGCTGCGAGCTGCTGATTCACTGTCGGATCAGGCCGCAGCACGGTTGGAGAAAGTCTTCGCAACAGATGATCCCACCGGCAAGCTCAAGGCTGCGTGGGACGTGAAAGAACAAGTAAGGGTCATGCTGCGTCCTGGTTCATTGGAAGACGCCCAGCTTGCCAAGGAACACCTTGAACGACTCGTGCAGGAATCCAAGCAGCCAGAAACGACCCGGCTCTACCGGACCATCTGCCGGTGGTGGACGGAGATCGAAGTCCTCATCGTCACCGGCGCCACCACAGGCAAAGTAGAGGCCAACAACACCAGCATCAAACACATCAAGCGCACCGGCCGTGGCTTCACCAATACCACCAACTACACGACTCGTATTATGCTCAGGAGCGCCGCCCGAACAGCGGTGAATCATCCATGA
- the istB gene encoding IS21-like element helper ATPase IstB, whose amino-acid sequence MSTPPIQDILDAGKHDSMTGTVLSEWAEKGTPKQREYHHGVLMAEHESRLESRRQRLLKSARLPAMKTLTGFDYTSVRXPEDYGQEPLESLEFINRAQDLVLYGDVGTGKTHMASALVAAACRKGIPARFFTTSALVMMLRRAKDEDRLDKELASLAXNQLLAIDELGYLPIDIEGARLLFQVIADGYEKRSLIITTNLEFSRWGTVFGDDNMAAAVIDRLVHHGRLLQFRGESFRVXNALMK is encoded by the coding sequence ATGAGCACCCCACCNATCCAGGACATCCTCGACGCGGGCAAGCATGATTCGATGACCGGGACCGTGCTGAGTGAATGGGCTGAGAAAGGAACCCCGAAACAGCGCGAATACCACCACGGGGTGCTGATGGCCGAGCACGAATCCAGACTTGAATCACGGCGTCAACGGCTGCTGAAATCGGCTCGTCTGCCGGCCATGAAAACCCTCACCGGATTCGATTACACCAGTGTCAGGTTNCCCGAGGACTACGGTCAAGAACCGCTGGAATCCCTGGAGTTCATCAACCGGGCCCAAGACCTCGTGTTGTACGGCGACGTAGGCACAGGTAAAACCCACATGGCCTCCGCACTGGTGGCAGCCGCGTGCCGGAAGGGCATCCCGGCACGCTTCTTCACCACCTCCGCCCTGGTCATGATGCTGCGCCGGGCCAAGGACGAAGACCGCCTCGACAAGGAGCTCGCATCCTTGGCNAANAACCAGCTCCTAGCGATTGATGAACTGGGCTACCTGCCGATCGATATCGAAGGAGCCAGGCTCCTGTTCCAAGTCATCGCAGACGGGTACGAAAAACGCAGCCTGATCATCACCACCAACTTGGAGTTTTCCCGATGGGGAACCGTCTTTGGTGATGACAACATGGCCGCCGCCGTCATCGACCGGCTAGTCCACCACGGGCGACTCCTGCAGTTCCGCGGCGAGTCCTTCCGGGTCAANAATGCGTTGATGAAATGA
- a CDS encoding endonuclease/exonuclease/phosphatase family protein, which translates to MSKSKSVFRRLAVASVAVLALLGIGLIPSLAMMPVAQAAIVYVYASPTGLKSTGQLSDSISLSWSSISGAARYRVQFSASADMSEANYMTSTGSSAVVGGLKVNSVYYFKVRVIAADGTNLSDYSSSISVKSPTTQFAVPTGLKSISQTSNNIALSWGPVAGAPGYRVQASTSASMAXSLYYRFAGNTGEIRGLKPLTTYYYKVRVVTANGANLSSYSPAVTVKTKAVSQPVSPVVNPLKVASFNIKCASCDSSLPNELPWTGRRDAVVAQVRGQLPDVIGFQEASQGWLSSETRPGGVTQFEDLKERLNAAGVPYTETNAKRNNCLKDTTPTACVYKDQGASKGTKIFYNTASVGLVQSGSVKLPSLSAADNERYFTWAILEQKSTGKSFFXGNAHLEPKSAAGYHDLRLRQAQKVVETIKIKNPTNLPVLTVGDYNSHKWTLPSNGPYDVMVAAGLFDPLGNTYMSDLPSAGATVEQRIGTNFDSFNGFLGSPSARHADGNGTYLDYIFTSKMRVSKWETVVNIDSSGKFVGVIPSDHNMVRADVVLP; encoded by the coding sequence ATGTCTAAATCTAAATCTGTCTTTCGCCGGTTGGCAGTCGCATCGGTTGCTGTATTGGCTTTACTTGGTATTGGATTGATTCCATCGCTTGCCATGATGCCAGTGGCTCAGGCGGCAATAGTCTATGTCTATGCGTCTCCGACCGGTCTTAAGTCAACTGGTCAATTATCCGACTCAATCAGCTTGTCTTGGTCGTCTATCAGCGGTGCGGCCAGGTACAGGGTGCAGTTCTCCGCATCAGCTGACATGTCCGAAGCCAACTACATGACGTCTACAGGCAGTTCGGCTGTGGTCGGCGGTCTTAAAGTCAATTCCGTCTATTATTTCAAGGTACGTGTGATCGCGGCGGATGGCACCAACCTTAGCGATTATTCTTCATCCATATCTGTAAAGAGCCCGACGACGCAATTTGCTGTGCCCACGGGCCTCAAATCAATTTCCCAGACATCGAATAACATCGCGTTGTCTTGGGGTCCTGTGGCAGGAGCTCCCGGATATAGGGTGCAGGCTTCAACTTCGGCATCTATGGCAAANTCCCTCTACTATCGGTTCGCAGGCAACACAGGTGAAATCCGTGGACTGAAACCACTGACGACTTACTACTATAAAGTGCGCGTGGTGACTGCCAACGGAGCAAATCTCAGCTCATATTCTCCAGCCGTAACCGTCAAAACTAAAGCCGTCTCTCAGCCTGTCTCTCCAGTAGTTAATCCGCTCAAGGTCGCTAGTTTTAACATCAAATGCGCGAGTTGTGATTCATCGTTGCCCAACGAACTTCCTTGGACCGGCCGTAGAGATGCAGTAGTGGCTCAAGTTAGGGGNCAGCTGCCCGATGTCATCGGTTTTCAAGAAGCCTCGCAAGGCTGGCTCAGTAGCGAGACCCGGCCGGGTGGAGTTACACAGTTCGAGGACCTGAAAGAGCGTTTGAATGCCGCAGGTGTTCCGTATACCGAGACGAACGCCAAGCGCAATAATTGCCTCAAGGACACGACTCCCACTGCTTGTGTTTATAAAGATCAAGGAGCTTCTAAAGGTACAAAGATCTTCTATAACACTGCCTCGGTAGGGTTGGTNCAGTCAGGGTCGGTAAAGCTGCCGAGCCTGAGCGCCGCAGACAACGAACGCTACTTTACTTGGGCGATCTTAGAGCAAAAATCAACGGGAAAATCGTTCTTTTNNGGAAACGCACACCTTGAGCCCAAATCGGCTGCTGGCTACCATGATCTTCGTCTCCGTCAGGCGCAGAAGGTAGTGGAAACAATCAAGATTAAGAATCCCACCAATCTCCCGGTGCTGACCGTNGGGGACTACAACTCTCACAAGTGGACACTTCCGTCCAATGGACCCTATGACGTTATGGTTGCTGCAGGTCTGTTTGATCCGTTGGGTAATACTTACATGAGTGATCTCCCTAGTGCTGGAGCGACTGTTGAGCAGCGCATAGGAACAAATTTCGACAGTTTTAATGGATTCTTGGGTTCCCCGTCTGCACGCCATGCCGATGGCAACGGAACCTATTTGGACTACATCTTCACCTCCAAAATGCGAGTGTCAAAATGGGAAACGGTCGTTAACATTGATTCCAGCGGGAAATTTGTTGGAGTCATACCGTCTGACCACAATATGGTGCGGGCTGATGTTGTACTTCCATAA